The Candidatus Manganitrophus noduliformans genome includes a window with the following:
- a CDS encoding heavy-metal-associated domain-containing protein translates to MKKVVLMSLGAGVLVAGGIGMSCLFNSAADNAMQMAYSGSNPAMARTASIEKVSVQFMKEDGDCPKAASKKVLQVLLSVPGVVEASVDPDQLLAAVTVEKGAVPVSSLKSAIEQAGFMTL, encoded by the coding sequence ATGAAAAAAGTGGTTCTCATGTCACTCGGAGCGGGCGTGCTTGTCGCAGGCGGGATCGGAATGAGTTGTTTATTCAACTCCGCCGCGGACAACGCGATGCAGATGGCTTACTCGGGGAGCAATCCGGCGATGGCCCGGACGGCCTCCATCGAAAAGGTCTCCGTCCAGTTCATGAAAGAAGACGGCGATTGCCCCAAGGCCGCGTCGAAAAAAGTCCTTCAAGTCCTCCTCTCCGTCCCCGGCGTGGTGGAAGCCTCGGTCGATCCGGACCAGCTTCTGGCGGCGGTGACCGTAGAGAAAGGAGCGGTCCCTGTGTCCTCCCTAAAAAGCGCGATTGAACAAGCCGGGTTTATGACCCTATAA
- a CDS encoding type I restriction-modification system subunit M, with protein sequence MSAIVQKLWNYCNVLRDDGMSYGDYVEQLIYLLFLKMADERTKPPYHQPSSVPEKFSWPTLLKKDGDQLFDHYRHVLEELGKEKGLLGLIFGKSQNKFQTPARLERLIKDLIDRENWSAMSADVKGDAYEGLLEKNAQDIKSGAGQYFTPRPLIKAMVDAVAPEPDETVCDPACGTGGFLLAAHDYLLHHNPNLTKTEKKRLKGEIFKGWEIVHGAARVCAMNLLLHGIGSEQNMPIVVGDALAKDPGERFDIVLTNPPFGKKSSITVVGAEGEVSKEKETYERDDFWATTSNKQLNFLQHVKSLLKQNGRAAIVVPDNVLFEGGAGETIRRKLLHECEVHTLLRLPTGLFYAQGVKANVLFFDKKPGSETPWTKKLWIYDLRTNMHFTLKTNPLKREDLDEFVTCYNPKNRHHRKPTWSEKNPSGRWRAYGYDELVSRDKASLDIFWLKDETLEASENLPEPGVIAQEIVEDLEAALEQFRLIASDLNSEVTEESPK encoded by the coding sequence ATGAGTGCCATCGTTCAAAAACTCTGGAACTACTGCAATGTCCTGCGCGACGATGGAATGAGCTATGGCGATTATGTCGAGCAGTTGATCTACCTGCTCTTCCTCAAAATGGCCGATGAGCGGACGAAGCCTCCCTACCATCAGCCGAGCTCCGTCCCGGAGAAGTTTAGCTGGCCGACTCTGCTCAAGAAAGACGGCGATCAACTGTTCGATCACTACCGCCACGTTCTTGAAGAGCTTGGCAAAGAAAAGGGCCTGCTGGGGCTGATCTTTGGAAAATCCCAAAACAAGTTCCAAACACCTGCGCGATTGGAGCGGCTCATTAAAGATTTGATCGATCGGGAGAACTGGTCGGCGATGAGCGCCGATGTGAAAGGAGATGCTTACGAAGGGCTGCTGGAGAAGAATGCACAAGACATCAAATCGGGCGCTGGTCAATACTTTACCCCGCGGCCATTAATCAAAGCGATGGTCGATGCCGTTGCTCCCGAACCGGATGAAACGGTCTGTGATCCGGCCTGCGGCACGGGCGGGTTTTTGCTGGCAGCGCACGATTACCTGCTTCATCACAATCCCAACCTCACGAAGACAGAGAAGAAAAGACTCAAAGGAGAAATCTTCAAAGGCTGGGAAATCGTCCACGGCGCGGCGCGGGTCTGCGCGATGAATCTGCTGCTTCACGGCATCGGAAGTGAGCAGAATATGCCGATTGTTGTCGGTGACGCCCTGGCGAAAGATCCGGGAGAACGCTTCGATATCGTCCTCACCAATCCTCCTTTCGGAAAGAAAAGCAGTATCACCGTGGTCGGCGCGGAAGGGGAAGTCTCCAAGGAAAAAGAAACGTACGAGCGGGATGACTTTTGGGCGACGACCTCCAACAAGCAACTCAACTTCCTCCAGCATGTGAAGTCGCTTCTCAAGCAAAACGGACGCGCCGCAATCGTCGTTCCCGATAACGTGTTGTTCGAAGGGGGCGCCGGTGAGACGATCCGCCGCAAGCTGCTCCACGAGTGCGAGGTCCACACGCTGCTGCGCCTCCCCACCGGTCTTTTCTATGCTCAAGGGGTGAAAGCGAACGTCCTCTTCTTCGACAAGAAGCCCGGAAGCGAAACGCCCTGGACAAAAAAGCTCTGGATCTATGATCTGCGGACCAACATGCACTTCACTCTCAAGACCAATCCGCTGAAGCGTGAAGACCTAGACGAATTCGTCACCTGCTACAACCCGAAGAACCGCCATCACCGCAAGCCAACCTGGTCCGAGAAGAATCCGAGCGGCCGCTGGCGCGCCTACGGCTATGACGAACTCGTCAGCCGCGACAAGGCGAGCCTCGACATCTTCTGGCTCAAAGACGAAACCCTCGAAGCCTCCGAAAACCTCCCCGAACCGGGCGTGATTGCGCAAGAGATTGTTGAAGATCTTGAAGCTGCCTTGGAGCAGTTCAGGCTGATTGCAAGCGATTTGAACAGCGAGGTTACAGAGGAGAGCCCGAAGTAA
- a CDS encoding ATP-binding protein produces MNHVTQKRESSMLDGTPDKRLFWSIISDYDIQTALCELIDNALDLWRATSPRDALIIDITLDPDRQLICVKDNAGGVSKENLRVLIAPGSSSNSPDSETIGIFGVGSKRAVVALAENTIIKTHKKGDKTYQIDVTKDWLESPDWEIPAYEIPDIQEGVTSIDLSALRKTFSASDVELFKQHLGETYKWFLQMETCSISLNGESVKPIDFENWTFPPGYSPQQVTSEVELPGLGKVAVAITAGLISDRDPVLDNYGVYFYCNQRLIVKELKAREVGYFVASEAGVPHPDASLCRVIVRLNGKAKLMPWNSSKTGINFSHPLFQAIRPCLIQLVSHFSSLSRRLKNDWEEAVFKFTQGQVQIISGALVPQGKRLILPPLPKVNTPHVEALKAKNETKIANQPWTLGLVESVAAVTILFRQKLETKNRIALILLDSNFEIALKEFIVHRDDLFPPKEYTDSKIKQLFAYRPDVISEVSKKVTIPATLLVKVKHYYSLRNKLIHERATVEITNTDVANYSGTIREILKILFDLDL; encoded by the coding sequence ATGAATCACGTTACTCAAAAACGCGAATCCTCGATGCTCGACGGCACACCAGACAAACGATTGTTCTGGTCAATCATTAGTGATTATGATATTCAAACTGCCTTATGCGAGCTCATCGACAATGCACTTGATTTATGGAGAGCTACCAGCCCACGTGACGCACTGATTATAGACATTACCCTTGATCCGGATCGGCAGCTAATTTGCGTTAAAGATAATGCCGGTGGGGTCTCCAAAGAAAATTTGCGGGTACTCATTGCCCCAGGAAGCAGTAGTAACAGTCCTGATTCTGAGACAATTGGTATTTTCGGAGTTGGAAGTAAGCGGGCGGTTGTAGCATTAGCCGAGAACACAATAATCAAGACTCATAAAAAGGGAGATAAAACTTATCAAATTGACGTTACTAAGGACTGGCTTGAATCGCCGGATTGGGAGATCCCAGCATATGAGATCCCCGATATCCAAGAAGGTGTAACTTCAATTGACTTATCTGCGCTTCGTAAAACATTTAGCGCTTCAGATGTCGAACTTTTCAAACAACACCTTGGCGAGACGTATAAATGGTTTCTTCAAATGGAAACCTGCTCCATTTCCCTTAACGGCGAGTCTGTGAAGCCAATAGATTTTGAGAATTGGACGTTTCCACCTGGGTACTCGCCTCAGCAAGTTACCTCCGAGGTGGAGTTGCCAGGCTTAGGAAAGGTTGCAGTTGCGATTACTGCTGGATTAATTTCCGATCGCGATCCTGTATTAGACAACTATGGCGTGTACTTCTACTGTAACCAACGTTTAATTGTCAAGGAACTTAAAGCTCGAGAGGTTGGCTACTTTGTAGCGTCGGAAGCAGGTGTGCCTCATCCGGATGCCTCCCTCTGTCGTGTAATCGTACGCCTGAATGGAAAAGCAAAGCTAATGCCATGGAATAGTAGTAAGACTGGTATTAATTTTAGTCATCCTCTATTCCAAGCGATTCGACCCTGCTTGATTCAATTAGTAAGCCACTTTAGCTCGCTCTCACGTCGTCTTAAGAACGACTGGGAAGAGGCAGTATTCAAGTTTACCCAAGGTCAGGTTCAGATAATAAGTGGGGCATTGGTTCCCCAAGGAAAGAGACTAATTTTACCACCCCTTCCTAAGGTAAACACTCCCCATGTCGAAGCCCTGAAAGCAAAAAATGAAACGAAGATAGCCAATCAACCTTGGACATTAGGCTTGGTAGAATCAGTTGCTGCGGTCACTATTCTGTTCCGCCAAAAGCTCGAAACAAAAAACCGAATTGCCCTGATACTCCTCGATAGCAACTTTGAGATAGCTTTAAAAGAATTCATTGTACATCGCGATGACCTGTTTCCTCCAAAGGAGTACACAGATTCAAAAATAAAACAATTATTTGCCTACAGACCGGACGTGATCTCTGAAGTATCAAAGAAGGTGACCATACCAGCAACACTCCTAGTCAAGGTGAAGCACTATTATAGTCTAAGGAATAAACTTATCCACGAGAGAGCTACTGTTGAAATCACGAATACGGATGTTGCCAACTACAGCGGCACGATTAGAGAAATTTTAAAAATCCTTTTTGATTTGGATTTGTGA
- a CDS encoding restriction endonuclease subunit S codes for MKTIPFGIPNNWTWATMGDIADVVGGGTPRTNNPENFEGGAIPWITPADLSGYTAKYISHGERFITERGLKSSSARMVPSGTVLFTSRAPVGYVAIASNEVSTNQGFKSFVLKTKDILPDYVYWWLKGNKDLAESFASGTTFLELSGSKAKQIPIPIAPYDQQKYIVAEIEKQFSRLDEAVANLKRVKANLKRYKAAVLKAAVEGKLTEQWRKEHPDVEPASKLLERIIAEKSYVKKYQLTMKDKKKESPNNEWKEQFDGTEPPDVSTFSPLPENWCWAQVGDIGHVQLGRQRAPKYHSGHNMRPYLRVQNVFEDRIDLEDVMEMDFSPRDFEKFKLEPGDILLNEGQSPELLGRPAIYRGELPGACFTNTLIRFRPHILLGSEYPMLVFRSYMRSGRFTRIGTITTNIAHLSAGRFAKVEFPVPPAEEIKKIVNEAARQLSAIDVFEKETEQALTRSNRLRQSVLKKVFSGGLIHVTS; via the coding sequence GTGAAAACAATTCCTTTTGGTATTCCCAATAATTGGACTTGGGCAACGATGGGAGATATTGCCGACGTCGTTGGAGGGGGCACGCCTCGGACAAATAATCCGGAAAATTTCGAGGGTGGTGCAATCCCCTGGATTACACCCGCAGATCTTTCGGGCTACACGGCAAAATATATTAGTCATGGAGAGCGCTTTATTACAGAAAGGGGTCTTAAATCTTCTTCCGCACGTATGGTGCCTTCAGGCACCGTCTTGTTCACGTCACGCGCACCTGTCGGGTACGTCGCAATCGCAAGTAATGAAGTCTCTACGAATCAGGGCTTTAAGAGCTTTGTTCTAAAGACCAAGGATATTCTGCCTGATTACGTCTATTGGTGGTTAAAAGGGAATAAAGATCTTGCTGAGAGTTTCGCAAGCGGAACTACATTCTTAGAACTGTCCGGCTCAAAAGCAAAACAGATTCCAATTCCTATTGCACCTTATGATCAACAAAAGTACATCGTCGCGGAGATCGAAAAGCAATTCTCTCGCCTCGATGAAGCCGTCGCCAACCTCAAGCGGGTCAAGGCCAACCTCAAGCGCTACAAAGCCGCCGTCCTCAAAGCCGCCGTCGAAGGCAAACTCACCGAGCAGTGGCGTAAAGAGCACCCGGATGTGGAACCCGCAAGCAAGCTTTTGGAGCGGATTATTGCGGAAAAGAGTTATGTGAAAAAATACCAGCTAACCATGAAGGACAAAAAGAAGGAATCACCAAATAATGAATGGAAAGAGCAATTTGACGGAACGGAGCCTCCGGATGTTTCAACTTTTAGTCCTCTTCCTGAAAATTGGTGCTGGGCACAAGTAGGGGATATAGGGCATGTCCAATTGGGTCGTCAGAGGGCGCCTAAATATCATTCAGGCCACAACATGCGTCCTTATTTGCGAGTACAGAATGTATTCGAAGATCGTATCGATCTAGAAGATGTAATGGAAATGGACTTCTCCCCTAGAGATTTCGAGAAATTTAAGTTGGAACCTGGAGATATTTTATTGAACGAGGGCCAGAGCCCTGAGCTACTTGGCAGACCAGCAATTTATCGGGGAGAGCTTCCAGGTGCATGCTTCACGAATACCCTCATTCGATTTCGTCCTCACATTTTGTTGGGATCAGAATACCCCATGTTAGTATTCCGGTCTTATATGCGGTCTGGTCGGTTTACCCGGATAGGAACAATTACAACGAATATTGCACATCTAAGCGCAGGTCGTTTTGCTAAAGTTGAATTTCCCGTCCCTCCAGCTGAGGAGATAAAGAAAATTGTCAATGAGGCTGCACGGCAATTATCTGCAATCGATGTGTTTGAGAAGGAGACGGAGCAGGCTCTAACCCGGTCCAATCGCCTTCGACAATCCGTCCTTAAGAAAGTATTTTCGGGTGGGCTCATACATGTGACTAGTTGA
- a CDS encoding type I restriction-modification enzyme R subunit C-terminal domain-containing protein — MTKPEEQARQRIDATLRAAGWLVQRRDQVNLYAGPGIAVREFPLASGYGFADYLLYVDGKAAGVIEAKKEGSTLTGVEIQSAKYSEGLPAGLPAHCRPLPFLYQSTGIETRFTNGLDPQPRSRPIFAFHRPETLAAWLTQEKKDPFQKRADQHGNSLAAEPAAAEQIETFLSRVQEMPPLITDGLWPAQIKAIENLERSLKENRPRALIQMATGSGKTFTAITFIYRLIKFAGARRILFLVDRGNLGDQTLKEFQQYVSPYNNFKFTEEFIVQRLANNTLDTTARVCISTIQRLYSMLKGRELSEEDEETSVAGLERIFKKPEPIEYNPAIPIETFDIIVTDECHRSIYNLWAQVLEYFDAYLIGLTATPNKQTFGFFHQNLVMEYPHEQAVADGVNVNYDVYRIRTAISSAGSKVEAGYYVEKRERETRKTRWEQLEDDFAYNPDQLDRDVVAPDQIRTIVKAFKEKLFTDIFPGRTEVPKTLIFAKDDNHAEEIVKIVREEFGKGNEFAQKITYRTTGETPKNLIKAFRNSYQPRIAVTVDMIATGTDIKPVEIVFFFRAVKSRSFFEQMKGRGVRIISPDELKQVTPDATLKDHFVIVDAVGVCEQDKTDSRPMEKKPSVSFEKLLQAVAFGNTEEDVLTSIAARLARMEHRLSVDDQKQIAQASGGLTAQALSHRLVEAVDPDRHIEQARIDCGLSADQPPDEEAVRAAAERLLKEAVQPFYDPKLRGLLVEIKKKNEITIDHVSQDKVIEAGFSLAALDRAKGIVQSFEKFIQEHKDEITALQILYSKPYKQRLTFEAIKELAAAIERPPYLWNESQLWQAYAALEKSKVKGASGKRILTDLVSLVRFAIHEDRELVPFPERVNANFNAWMASQERGGKKFTAEQRHWLEMIRDHIAANLSIEAEDFDYAPFAQEGGLGKVYQVFGDELNTIIEELNGTLAA, encoded by the coding sequence ATGACGAAACCTGAAGAGCAGGCGCGTCAGCGGATCGACGCCACTTTGAGGGCCGCGGGATGGTTGGTGCAACGCCGCGATCAGGTCAACTTGTATGCGGGCCCGGGCATTGCGGTCCGAGAATTCCCTTTGGCTTCGGGTTATGGATTTGCCGATTATCTTCTGTATGTCGACGGGAAAGCAGCCGGCGTGATCGAGGCGAAGAAAGAAGGGAGCACCCTCACCGGCGTCGAAATTCAATCGGCGAAGTACAGCGAGGGCCTTCCCGCCGGTCTCCCGGCGCATTGTCGGCCGCTCCCATTTCTCTACCAAAGTACCGGAATCGAGACCCGCTTCACGAACGGCCTCGACCCGCAGCCACGCTCTCGCCCGATCTTTGCCTTTCACCGGCCGGAGACGCTCGCCGCATGGTTGACCCAGGAGAAAAAAGATCCATTTCAAAAACGGGCTGACCAGCATGGAAACAGTCTCGCCGCCGAACCTGCTGCAGCCGAACAGATTGAAACATTTCTCTCGCGCGTTCAGGAGATGCCGCCGCTGATCACCGACGGCCTCTGGCCCGCGCAGATCAAGGCGATTGAGAATCTGGAGCGCTCGCTCAAAGAAAATCGCCCCCGCGCCCTCATCCAGATGGCGACCGGCTCCGGAAAGACCTTCACCGCCATCACCTTTATCTACCGCCTCATCAAGTTTGCCGGGGCGCGGCGCATCCTCTTCCTGGTCGATCGGGGCAACCTCGGCGATCAGACCCTCAAAGAGTTCCAGCAGTATGTCTCGCCCTACAACAACTTTAAATTTACGGAAGAGTTCATCGTCCAGCGGTTAGCCAACAATACCCTCGACACCACCGCCCGAGTCTGCATCAGCACCATCCAGCGCCTCTACTCGATGCTCAAGGGAAGAGAGCTTTCGGAAGAGGATGAAGAAACCTCGGTCGCCGGACTGGAGCGGATCTTCAAGAAACCGGAGCCGATCGAATACAATCCGGCGATCCCCATCGAGACGTTCGACATCATCGTCACCGACGAATGCCATCGGTCGATCTACAACCTCTGGGCGCAGGTGCTCGAATATTTCGACGCCTACCTCATCGGCCTCACCGCCACGCCGAACAAACAGACCTTCGGCTTCTTCCACCAGAATCTCGTGATGGAGTATCCCCACGAGCAGGCGGTCGCCGATGGGGTCAACGTCAACTACGATGTCTACCGCATCCGCACCGCGATTTCCTCGGCGGGGTCGAAGGTGGAAGCGGGCTATTATGTCGAGAAGCGCGAGCGCGAGACGCGCAAGACCCGGTGGGAGCAGTTGGAGGATGACTTCGCCTACAACCCCGACCAGCTCGACCGCGATGTGGTCGCCCCCGATCAGATCCGGACGATCGTCAAAGCCTTCAAGGAAAAGCTCTTCACTGACATCTTCCCCGGCCGGACCGAAGTTCCGAAGACGCTGATCTTCGCCAAGGATGACAACCACGCCGAGGAGATCGTGAAGATCGTCCGCGAAGAGTTCGGCAAAGGGAACGAATTCGCCCAGAAGATCACTTACCGGACCACCGGCGAGACGCCGAAAAATCTCATCAAAGCTTTTCGGAACAGCTATCAGCCTCGAATCGCCGTGACGGTCGATATGATCGCCACCGGCACCGATATCAAGCCGGTCGAGATCGTCTTCTTCTTTCGCGCGGTGAAGTCCCGCTCCTTCTTCGAGCAGATGAAGGGGCGCGGCGTCCGGATCATTTCGCCCGACGAGCTGAAGCAGGTCACGCCGGACGCGACGCTCAAAGATCACTTCGTGATCGTCGATGCGGTCGGGGTCTGCGAGCAGGACAAAACCGATTCGCGTCCGATGGAGAAGAAGCCGAGCGTCTCATTCGAGAAGCTCCTCCAGGCGGTCGCCTTCGGCAATACCGAGGAGGATGTTCTCACCAGCATCGCCGCGCGCCTCGCGCGGATGGAGCACCGCCTCAGCGTCGATGATCAAAAACAGATCGCTCAAGCAAGCGGCGGCCTCACGGCGCAAGCGCTCAGCCACCGGCTGGTCGAGGCGGTCGACCCCGACCGCCACATCGAACAGGCGCGGATCGATTGCGGTCTTTCCGCCGACCAACCGCCCGATGAAGAAGCGGTTCGCGCGGCGGCGGAGCGGCTTCTCAAAGAGGCGGTCCAACCTTTCTATGATCCGAAGCTCCGGGGGTTGCTGGTTGAGATTAAAAAGAAAAACGAGATCACGATCGATCACGTCAGCCAGGACAAAGTGATTGAAGCCGGGTTTTCTCTGGCGGCGCTCGATCGGGCCAAAGGGATCGTCCAGAGTTTTGAGAAGTTCATCCAAGAGCACAAAGACGAAATCACCGCCCTGCAAATTCTCTACAGCAAGCCGTACAAACAGCGCCTTACCTTCGAGGCGATCAAGGAACTCGCCGCCGCGATTGAGAGGCCGCCCTATCTCTGGAACGAATCGCAGCTCTGGCAGGCGTATGCCGCGTTGGAGAAATCAAAGGTGAAAGGGGCGAGCGGCAAGCGCATTCTCACCGATCTTGTTTCCCTCGTCCGCTTCGCTATCCATGAAGATCGAGAACTCGTTCCATTCCCGGAGCGGGTCAATGCCAACTTCAATGCCTGGATGGCTAGTCAAGAGCGTGGCGGGAAGAAGTTCACGGCGGAGCAGCGGCATTGGCTGGAGATGATTCGGGATCATATCGCTGCGAACCTGAGCATCGAAGCGGAGGATTTCGACTATGCGCCCTTTGCGCAGGAGGGCGGGTTGGGGAAGGTTTATCAGGTGTTTGGTGACGAATTGAATACGATTATTGAAGAATTGAATGGGACGTTGGCAGCGTGA
- a CDS encoding DsbA family protein yields MANKKQKEKARVSKEERKAQRARSRMALWTSVIAGVMAVVIGVVWIAAPPSGEVAGRPDATLTEISQDEWIKGNPNAPVTLVEYSDFQCPSCGTYYPLLKELNSEFNDRLRIVYRHYPLGFHAHAELAAQAAEAAGKQGKFWQMHDLIFNQQKDWSEKVGSARPLFVGYARELGLDMERFEADLDSKEVRQAVEADRRSGDRLGVDGTPTFFLNGVKIQNPRGYNPFKNLIEKAMTDAS; encoded by the coding sequence ATGGCAAACAAAAAGCAAAAAGAAAAAGCGCGGGTGTCTAAAGAAGAACGCAAGGCGCAACGGGCCCGCTCCCGGATGGCGCTCTGGACATCGGTGATCGCCGGCGTGATGGCGGTGGTGATCGGCGTCGTCTGGATCGCGGCGCCGCCATCGGGCGAAGTGGCGGGCCGCCCCGATGCAACCCTCACCGAGATTTCACAAGACGAGTGGATCAAAGGGAATCCGAATGCCCCCGTGACGCTGGTCGAATACAGCGACTTTCAATGCCCCTCCTGCGGGACCTACTATCCTCTGCTCAAAGAGCTGAACAGCGAATTCAATGACCGGCTCCGGATCGTCTACCGCCACTATCCGTTGGGCTTCCACGCCCATGCGGAGTTGGCCGCACAGGCGGCGGAGGCGGCCGGGAAGCAGGGAAAGTTCTGGCAGATGCACGACCTGATTTTCAATCAGCAGAAGGATTGGTCCGAGAAGGTCGGAAGCGCCCGGCCGCTCTTTGTCGGCTACGCGCGGGAGCTCGGACTCGACATGGAACGCTTTGAAGCCGATCTCGATTCGAAAGAGGTCCGGCAGGCGGTCGAAGCCGACCGACGCTCCGGCGACCGGCTGGGGGTCGATGGGACGCCGACCTTTTTTCTCAACGGGGTAAAAATCCAAAACCCGCGCGGCTACAATCCATTCAAGAATCTGATCGAGAAAGCGATGACCGATGCCTCCTAA
- a CDS encoding vitamin K epoxide reductase family protein — protein sequence MPPKRIIVALLLAASLIGFVDAAYLTAKHYLGAPPPCGRFGGCETVTTSEYATIAGVPLALLGAVYYLAVFLSVIAYLDTRRPGILRMTAGFTAVGFVASVWFVYLQLFVIKAICPYCMLSAFASTVLFIAGMMALREGEGQIISNP from the coding sequence ATGCCTCCTAAGCGGATCATCGTCGCCCTGCTGCTGGCGGCGAGCCTGATCGGCTTTGTCGACGCCGCGTATCTGACCGCCAAGCATTATCTCGGCGCCCCGCCCCCCTGCGGGCGCTTCGGCGGGTGCGAGACGGTGACCACCAGCGAATACGCTACCATTGCCGGGGTCCCGCTCGCGCTGCTGGGGGCCGTCTACTATCTCGCCGTTTTTCTCTCGGTCATCGCCTACCTCGACACACGCCGCCCCGGAATCCTCCGGATGACCGCCGGCTTTACCGCCGTCGGCTTTGTCGCCTCGGTCTGGTTCGTCTATCTTCAGCTCTTCGTGATCAAAGCAATCTGCCCCTACTGCATGCTTTCGGCCTTCGCCTCGACGGTCTTGTTCATCGCCGGGATGATGGCGCTTCGAGAAGGGGAGGGACAAATTATTTCTAATCCGTAA
- a CDS encoding ankyrin repeat domain-containing protein yields MVFRWFFALLALISFPLTAHAREEPSIRSLLEALKIPFSEEAFLEEVRKGNSETVSLFLEGGMGPNVLDSNGRSALVWAAGNGHAAIVKLLLQNKADLCGGGSQSPLLWAAANGRREAVAALLGSGARACEQDKTRMTSVVAAAQNGYVDTVELFLEETADVTEAEKTSALERAAANGHLDVIHLLLHHGVAADAKTAPEFNPVGSAAFRGHTEIVKFFLDRGADPNGPVPVYGAPLGAAAGGGHLQTAKLLLERGATPTATALRSAAQGGHLEIARLLLDKGVDVNAVDADKTPLIAAIAGRKTNMLPLLIERGADLNAGVGFVEPPLLLAAQSSEAEMVRLLLKGGANRDVRGRDGRTALMWAAISGQLEIARALVEGGADVRAKDQMGRTAQVYAKERGFAEVVRLLMEAEKKKAITD; encoded by the coding sequence ATGGTTTTTAGATGGTTCTTCGCCCTGCTCGCACTGATCTCTTTTCCCCTGACGGCGCACGCCCGGGAGGAGCCGTCGATCCGCTCGCTCCTGGAAGCGCTCAAGATCCCCTTTTCCGAGGAAGCGTTCCTCGAAGAAGTCCGGAAAGGAAATTCCGAAACGGTCTCCTTGTTTCTGGAAGGGGGGATGGGTCCGAACGTCCTTGATTCGAACGGCCGGTCGGCGCTGGTTTGGGCGGCGGGAAACGGACACGCGGCGATTGTGAAGCTGCTGCTTCAAAACAAGGCCGATCTTTGCGGCGGCGGCTCGCAATCCCCTTTGCTCTGGGCGGCCGCCAACGGCCGGCGGGAGGCCGTCGCGGCGTTGCTCGGGTCCGGCGCGCGGGCGTGCGAGCAAGATAAAACACGGATGACCTCGGTGGTGGCCGCCGCGCAGAACGGCTACGTCGATACGGTCGAGTTATTTCTGGAGGAAACCGCCGACGTCACCGAGGCGGAGAAGACCTCCGCGCTGGAGCGGGCCGCCGCCAACGGCCATCTCGACGTCATTCACCTGCTGCTCCACCACGGGGTCGCCGCCGATGCGAAGACGGCGCCTGAATTCAATCCGGTCGGAAGCGCCGCCTTCCGGGGCCACACGGAGATCGTGAAATTTTTCCTTGATCGCGGCGCCGATCCCAACGGCCCGGTCCCGGTCTACGGCGCCCCGCTCGGCGCCGCCGCGGGCGGGGGCCATCTGCAAACCGCCAAGCTGCTGCTGGAGCGCGGGGCGACGCCGACGGCGACGGCCCTTCGGTCGGCGGCCCAAGGAGGGCATCTGGAGATCGCCCGGTTGTTGCTGGATAAAGGGGTCGATGTCAACGCCGTCGACGCCGACAAGACACCGTTGATCGCCGCGATCGCCGGAAGAAAAACAAACATGCTGCCGTTGTTGATCGAACGGGGGGCCGATTTAAACGCCGGCGTCGGGTTCGTGGAGCCGCCGCTCCTTCTCGCCGCGCAATCGAGCGAGGCGGAGATGGTCCGGCTGCTCCTCAAAGGGGGGGCGAACCGCGACGTCCGGGGAAGAGACGGGCGCACCGCGCTGATGTGGGCGGCGATCAGCGGGCAATTGGAGATCGCCCGGGCCCTTGTTGAAGGGGGCGCCGATGTCCGCGCCAAAGACCAGATGGGGAGAACCGCGCAGGTCTATGCAAAAGAGCGGGGATTTGCGGAGGTGGTAAGGCTGCTGATGGAGGCGGAGAAGAAGAAGGCAATTACGGATTAG